From the Chitinophaga lutea genome, one window contains:
- the thrC gene encoding threonine synthase → MQYYSLQNHQHQVSFREAVIRGLAPDKGLYFPVEIPKLGKANFIERLEEYDPLYIACKVIQPFVGDDIPEHHLKQIIRDTLSFPFPLREVEENVYALELFHGPTLAFKDVGARFMAGCLGYFRRGDEQPVTVLVATSGDTGGAVAAGFYDVPGVEVVILYPSGKVSELQEKQLTTLGRNIRALEINGSFDDCQRMVKTAFLDDELQAHRPLTSANSINVARWLPQMFYYFMAYRKVKQWKKEAVISVPSGNFGNICAGMMAAAMGLPVAHFIASTNVNDTVPRFFRNGEYEPLAAIPTLSNAMDVADPSNFVRILQLFAQNERALKASLTAYSFTDAETVAVMEKVFAERQYLLEPHGAVGYLGLKKYMQQHPGHTGIFLETAHPVKFTNVMPDSLKEKVEVPARVQQLFSLEKKSVRMDADYNKMKAWLMQAD, encoded by the coding sequence ATGCAGTACTACAGCTTACAGAACCACCAGCACCAGGTTTCGTTCCGGGAAGCCGTCATCCGCGGCCTCGCGCCCGATAAAGGCCTGTACTTCCCCGTGGAGATACCCAAACTGGGCAAGGCGAATTTTATAGAGCGGCTGGAAGAATACGACCCGCTGTACATTGCCTGTAAAGTCATACAGCCTTTCGTGGGCGACGACATCCCGGAGCACCACCTCAAACAGATCATCCGCGACACCCTGTCGTTTCCCTTCCCGCTGCGCGAAGTGGAGGAAAACGTGTATGCACTGGAGTTATTCCACGGGCCTACCCTCGCGTTCAAGGATGTGGGCGCCCGTTTTATGGCCGGCTGCCTGGGTTATTTCCGCCGTGGCGACGAACAACCCGTCACCGTGCTGGTAGCCACTTCCGGCGATACCGGCGGCGCCGTGGCGGCGGGCTTTTACGACGTGCCGGGCGTGGAAGTGGTGATCCTCTACCCTTCCGGCAAAGTGAGCGAGCTGCAGGAAAAACAGCTCACCACCCTGGGCCGCAACATCCGTGCGCTGGAAATAAACGGCAGCTTCGACGATTGCCAGCGGATGGTCAAAACCGCTTTCCTCGACGATGAGTTGCAGGCCCACCGCCCCCTCACTTCCGCCAATTCCATCAACGTGGCCCGCTGGCTGCCGCAGATGTTTTATTATTTTATGGCGTACCGCAAGGTAAAACAGTGGAAAAAAGAAGCCGTGATATCCGTGCCCAGCGGCAACTTCGGCAATATCTGCGCCGGCATGATGGCCGCTGCCATGGGCCTGCCCGTAGCGCACTTCATCGCTTCCACCAACGTCAACGACACCGTGCCGCGCTTCTTCCGGAACGGCGAATACGAGCCGCTGGCCGCCATCCCCACCCTGTCTAACGCCATGGATGTGGCGGACCCCAGCAATTTCGTGCGCATCCTCCAGCTGTTCGCGCAAAACGAGCGCGCGCTGAAAGCCAGCCTTACCGCCTACAGCTTCACCGATGCCGAAACCGTGGCCGTCATGGAAAAAGTGTTCGCCGAGCGCCAGTACCTGCTGGAACCGCACGGCGCCGTGGGCTACCTCGGGCTTAAAAAATACATGCAGCAGCATCCCGGCCATACCGGCATCTTCCTCGAAACGGCACACCCCGTGAAATTCACGAACGTGATGCCCGACAGCCTGAAAGAGAAAGTGGAGGTGCCCGCCCGCGTGCAGCAACTGTTCAGCCTGGAAAAAAAATCGGTGCGGATGGATGCCGATTACAATAAAATGAAGGCCTGGCTCATGCAGGCGGATTGA
- a CDS encoding homoserine kinase has translation MSQQHKKSVKVFAPATVANVACGFDIIGLALDGVGDEMELRLGDTPGVRITAIEGADLPLEAAQNVAGVALLAMLQEYGQPETGIEVVIRKRIQPGSGIGSSAASAAGAVAGANILLGNHFSPEELVPFAMEGERLACGTPHADNVAPAIMGGFTLVRSYQPLDVIRLHTPADLWVTVIHPQIEVKTSDARGILKQQVLLKDAIRQWGNVGALVAGLYREDYQLISRSLEDVIVEPIRAILIPAFYDLKLRCREAGALGGGISGSGPSVFMLSKGEENARNVAAMMEQIYAPLGVDYKIYVSRISTSGVKEM, from the coding sequence ATGAGCCAACAACACAAAAAATCCGTGAAGGTATTTGCGCCCGCCACTGTGGCCAATGTAGCCTGCGGTTTTGACATCATAGGCCTGGCCCTCGACGGGGTGGGCGACGAAATGGAGCTCCGCCTCGGCGATACGCCCGGCGTGCGCATCACCGCCATCGAAGGCGCCGACCTTCCGCTGGAAGCCGCGCAGAACGTGGCCGGCGTAGCCCTGCTGGCCATGCTGCAGGAATACGGGCAGCCGGAAACGGGCATCGAAGTGGTGATACGCAAGCGCATCCAGCCCGGCAGCGGCATCGGTTCCAGCGCAGCCAGCGCGGCCGGCGCGGTAGCCGGCGCCAACATATTGCTCGGCAACCACTTTTCCCCCGAAGAACTGGTGCCCTTTGCCATGGAAGGCGAACGCCTCGCCTGCGGCACACCGCATGCGGACAATGTGGCCCCCGCCATCATGGGCGGCTTCACCCTCGTGCGCAGCTACCAGCCGCTGGACGTGATCCGCCTGCATACGCCGGCCGATCTGTGGGTAACCGTTATCCATCCGCAGATCGAGGTAAAAACTTCCGACGCCCGCGGCATCCTCAAACAGCAGGTGCTGCTGAAAGACGCCATCCGCCAGTGGGGCAACGTAGGCGCACTCGTGGCCGGCCTCTACCGCGAAGACTACCAGCTCATCAGCCGTTCCCTCGAAGACGTGATCGTGGAGCCTATCCGCGCCATCCTGATACCCGCTTTTTACGACCTGAAACTGCGGTGCAGGGAAGCGGGCGCGCTCGGCGGCGGCATCTCCGGCAGCGGGCCTTCCGTGTTCATGCTCAGTAAAGGCGAAGAAAACGCCCGCAACGTGGCGGCCATGATGGAACAGATTTACGCCCCGCTGGGTGTGGATTATAAAATTTATGTGTCCCGGATAAGCACTTCCGGTGTAAAAGAAATGTAA
- the thrA gene encoding bifunctional aspartate kinase/homoserine dehydrogenase I, producing the protein MQVLKFGGTSVGSTQAIEQVCQIVANYKRKGTLALVVSAMSGTTDKLIQCGQLAGLQQEQYKSLLQEIEDRHLDTIRGLFPITMQSSLLSQVKKQLNQLESLCDGIFQVGELSARSLDKIMSFGELLSSWMIAEKLKQLGISAAWKDSRELIATDAQFGHALVDFDTTDHQVTSYFQHQNAAVVVLPGFIAASAGKETTTLGRGGSDYTAAIVAAAMDASVLEIWTDVSGMMTADPRLVPQAIPIPRISYEEAMELSHFGAKVIYPPTIQPVMNRRIPIWIKNTFAADDYGTLIQDNGEKTFPVTGISGIQKIALLTLEGSGMVGIPGFSKRLFDALLREKVNVILITQSSSEHSITVGVHEDDMLKAKVGIDSEFVQEIHDKRIEPLIVEKDLAIVAVVGDNMKNHHGMSGKLFGALGRNAINVRAIAQGSTEKNISAVISKNDVRKALNVIHEVFFETETRQINVFVAGTGNVGGKLLEQLQLQQAYLLKELGLQVRIIALANSRKMRFSESGIQLDNWKEELEAGHEMDLEQFMQRVQSMNLRNSVFVDNTASETVAGVYSTFLQHGISVVTCNKIACSSEYNNYKKLKDLARKFNASFLFETNVGAGLPVINTLNDLIRSGDKVQTIEAVLSGSLNFVFNHFVNGASFREVVKAAQDEGYTEPDPRIDLSGKDVMRKILILARESGAVLEMDDITNHSFLPAGSLDVKDVPAFYEQLSVHADHFNNLLKAAAEKGERLKFVARYHNGEASVGLQSVGPQHPFYQLEGKDNIVLFTTSRYSAQPLIVKGAGAGADVTASGIFADIIRTVR; encoded by the coding sequence ATGCAAGTTTTAAAATTCGGCGGTACTTCCGTAGGCAGTACCCAGGCCATAGAACAGGTTTGCCAGATCGTCGCCAACTATAAACGCAAAGGAACCCTCGCGCTGGTGGTATCCGCCATGAGCGGCACCACCGACAAACTGATACAATGCGGCCAGCTGGCCGGCCTCCAGCAGGAACAATACAAAAGTTTATTGCAGGAGATCGAAGACCGCCACCTCGATACCATCCGCGGCCTCTTCCCTATCACCATGCAAAGCAGCCTGCTGAGCCAGGTGAAAAAACAGCTCAACCAGCTGGAAAGCCTGTGCGACGGCATTTTTCAGGTAGGCGAGCTGAGCGCGCGCTCCCTCGACAAGATCATGAGCTTCGGTGAACTGTTATCGTCCTGGATGATCGCGGAGAAACTCAAACAGCTGGGTATTTCCGCCGCATGGAAAGACAGCCGCGAGCTGATCGCCACCGACGCGCAGTTCGGGCACGCCCTCGTAGACTTCGATACCACCGACCACCAGGTTACCAGTTACTTCCAGCATCAGAACGCCGCCGTAGTGGTATTGCCGGGATTCATCGCCGCATCCGCCGGCAAGGAAACCACCACCCTCGGCCGCGGCGGCTCCGATTATACCGCCGCCATCGTGGCCGCAGCCATGGACGCCAGCGTACTTGAAATATGGACCGACGTGAGCGGTATGATGACCGCCGACCCGCGCCTCGTGCCGCAGGCCATTCCCATCCCCCGCATTTCTTATGAAGAGGCCATGGAACTGTCGCACTTCGGCGCCAAAGTGATCTATCCGCCCACCATTCAACCGGTGATGAACCGCCGCATTCCCATCTGGATCAAAAACACTTTCGCGGCGGACGATTACGGCACGCTGATACAGGACAACGGCGAAAAAACCTTCCCGGTGACCGGCATTTCCGGCATCCAGAAAATAGCGCTGCTCACCCTCGAAGGCAGCGGCATGGTGGGTATTCCCGGCTTTTCCAAACGCCTCTTCGACGCCCTGCTCCGCGAAAAAGTAAACGTCATCCTCATCACCCAAAGCTCGTCCGAGCATTCCATTACCGTAGGCGTGCATGAAGACGATATGCTGAAAGCCAAGGTGGGCATCGACAGCGAGTTCGTGCAGGAAATACACGACAAGCGCATCGAGCCCCTCATCGTGGAAAAAGACCTTGCTATCGTAGCGGTAGTGGGCGATAACATGAAGAACCACCACGGCATGAGCGGCAAGCTGTTCGGCGCACTGGGCCGCAACGCCATCAACGTGCGCGCCATCGCACAGGGCAGCACCGAAAAGAACATCTCCGCCGTGATCAGCAAAAACGACGTGCGCAAAGCGCTCAACGTGATACACGAGGTGTTCTTCGAAACCGAAACCCGCCAGATCAACGTGTTCGTGGCCGGCACCGGCAACGTGGGCGGCAAGCTCCTGGAACAGCTGCAATTGCAGCAGGCTTACCTGCTCAAGGAACTCGGCCTTCAGGTGCGCATCATCGCCCTGGCCAACAGCCGCAAAATGCGGTTTTCCGAAAGCGGCATCCAGCTCGATAACTGGAAAGAAGAACTGGAAGCCGGACATGAGATGGACCTGGAACAGTTCATGCAGCGCGTGCAAAGCATGAACCTGCGCAACAGCGTGTTCGTGGACAATACCGCCAGCGAAACCGTTGCAGGCGTTTACAGTACTTTCCTGCAGCATGGCATTTCGGTGGTGACCTGTAACAAGATCGCCTGCTCGTCCGAGTATAACAATTATAAAAAACTGAAAGACCTCGCCCGCAAGTTCAACGCGTCGTTCCTCTTTGAAACCAACGTAGGCGCAGGCCTGCCGGTGATCAACACACTAAACGACCTCATCCGCAGCGGCGACAAGGTGCAGACCATCGAAGCCGTGCTGAGCGGCAGCCTCAACTTCGTGTTCAACCATTTCGTGAACGGCGCCAGCTTCCGCGAAGTGGTGAAAGCGGCGCAGGACGAAGGGTATACCGAGCCGGACCCGCGCATCGACCTGAGCGGGAAAGACGTGATGCGCAAGATCCTCATCCTCGCCCGTGAAAGCGGCGCCGTGCTGGAGATGGACGATATCACCAATCATTCTTTCCTGCCCGCCGGCAGCCTCGACGTGAAAGACGTTCCGGCTTTCTACGAGCAGCTCAGCGTGCATGCGGACCATTTCAACAACCTGCTGAAAGCGGCCGCCGAAAAGGGCGAGCGCCTCAAATTCGTGGCGCGGTACCATAACGGCGAGGCATCTGTAGGCCTGCAGTCGGTAGGCCCCCAGCACCCGTTTTACCAGCTGGAAGGAAAAGACAACATCGTGCTGTTTACCACCAGCCGTTATTCCGCGCAGCCTTTGATCGTGAAAGGCGCCGGCGCCGGCGCGGACGTTACCGCCTCCGGCATATTTGCAGACATTATCAGAACCGTTCGATAA